One window of the Rosa rugosa chromosome 3, drRosRugo1.1, whole genome shotgun sequence genome contains the following:
- the LOC133738743 gene encoding uncharacterized protein LOC133738743, producing MAMSLATELQSSICEPRAVLGPGGNRVRVSEGPKHKYEGLKKPPQRPRKEIPESVVRKNVSVDSSCSSDTSSTGSSPKTASPRRTVRHKSLRPAKLVSNDVIKPDGPPKRCEWITAYSDPHYISFHDEEWGIPVYDDKKLFELLVLSQSLAELSWPEILTKRDIFRNLFDNFDPSSIAKFDEKKLLSLKVNGIPILSQQKLRAIVDNAIQVVKIQQEVGSFSKYCWSFVNQKAINNGVRYGRQVPVKSPKAEVISKDLMKRGFRCVGPTVVYSFMQVAGIVNDHLVTCFRHKVCDANAKMDPKLDIEKSKDLTK from the exons ATGGCAATGTCTCTGGCCACTGAGCTCCAATCTTCAATCTGCGAGCCTCGCGCCGTTCTCGGCCCCGGTGGGAACAGAGTTAGGGTTTCGGAGGGACCTAAACACAAATACGAGGGACTCAAGAAGCCACCGCAGAGGCCGAGAAAAGAAATTCCGGAATCGGTTGTCCGGAAAAACGTTTCGGTAGACAGCTCGTGCTCTTCAGACACCTCTTCCACTGGCTCCTCTCCCAAAACGGCCAGTCCTAGAAGGACTGTAAGGCATAAGAGCTTGAGGCCTGCCAAGCTTGTTTCAAACGACGTCATCAAGCCTGACGGTCCACCTAAGCGATGTGAATGGATTACAGCTTACTCCG ACCCACATTATATTTCTTTCCACGATGAAGAATGGGGAATTCCAGTGTATGATGATAAGAAGCTGTTTGAACTACTCGTCCTTTCGCAATCTCTAGCAGAACTCAGTTGGCCTGAAATTCTTACCAAGAGGGACATATTCAG GAATCTTTTTGACAACTTTGATCCTTCATCCATTGCAAAGTTTGATGAGAAGAAGTTACTGTCACTCAAAGTAAATGGCATCCCAATTCTATCCCAACAAAAGCTCCGTGCAATCGTCGACAATGCTATACAAGTGGTCAAG ATTCAGCAAGAGGTTGGTTCATTCAGTAAATATTGCTGGAGCTTTGTGAACCAGAAGGCGATCAACAATGGAGTTCGTTATGGACGTCAAGTACCAGTAAAGTCACCAAAAGCTGAAGTTATAAGCAAGGATTTGATGAAGAGAGGCTTCCGTTGTGTTGGTCCTACTGTCGTCTATTCATTCATGCAAGTAGCTGGGATTGTGAACGATCATCTTGTAACATGCTTCAGGCACAAAGTGTGCGATGCCAACGCCAAGA